One Vicugna pacos chromosome 12, VicPac4, whole genome shotgun sequence genomic window carries:
- the ARF3 gene encoding ADP-ribosylation factor 3 isoform X1: MPIVQDFVGHGSSPPYQGPGQNQTATAPNCPEKATTVIMGNIFGNLLKSLIGKKEMRILMVGLDAAGKTTILYKLKLGEIVTTIPTIGFNVETVEYKNISFTVWDVGGQDKIRPLWRHYFQNTQGLIFVVDSNDRERVNEAREELMRMLAEDELRDAVLLVFANKQDLPNAMNAAEITDKLGLHSLRHRNWYIQATCATSGDGLYEGLDWLANQLKNKK; encoded by the exons ATGCCGATTGTGCAGGACTTTGTAGGCCACG GATCAAGTCCTCCATACCAGGGACCAGGCCAAAACCAGACTGCCACTGCGCCCAACTGTCCTGAGAAAGCGACTACTGTGATCATGGGTAATATCTTCGGAAACCTTCTCAAGAGCCTTATTGGGAAGAAGGAGATGCGCATCCTGATGGTGGGCCTGGATGCCGCTGGAAAGACCACCATCCTGTACAAGCTGAAGCTGGGCGAGATcgtcaccaccatccccaccattG GGTTCAACGTGGAGACGGTGGAGTACAAGAACATCAGCTTCACAGTTTGGGATGTGGGTGGCCAGGATAAGATCCGACCTCTCTGGAGACACTACTTCCAGAACACTCAAG GGTTGATATTTGTGGTCGACAGCAATGATCGGGAGCGAGTAAACGAGGCTCGGGAGGAGCTGATGAGGATGCTGGCAGAGGATGAGCTCCGGGATGCTGTGCTCCTTGTCTTTGCGAACAAACAG GATTTGCCTAATGCTATGAACGCTGCTGAGATCACAGACAAGTTGGGCCTGCATTCCCTGCGTCACCGCAACTGGTACATTCAGGCCACCTGTGCTACCAGCGGGGACGGGCTGTACGAAGGCCTGGACTGGCTGGCCAATCAGCTCAAAAACAAGAAGTGA
- the ARF3 gene encoding ADP-ribosylation factor 3 isoform X2, with protein sequence MGNIFGNLLKSLIGKKEMRILMVGLDAAGKTTILYKLKLGEIVTTIPTIGFNVETVEYKNISFTVWDVGGQDKIRPLWRHYFQNTQGLIFVVDSNDRERVNEAREELMRMLAEDELRDAVLLVFANKQDLPNAMNAAEITDKLGLHSLRHRNWYIQATCATSGDGLYEGLDWLANQLKNKK encoded by the exons ATGGGTAATATCTTCGGAAACCTTCTCAAGAGCCTTATTGGGAAGAAGGAGATGCGCATCCTGATGGTGGGCCTGGATGCCGCTGGAAAGACCACCATCCTGTACAAGCTGAAGCTGGGCGAGATcgtcaccaccatccccaccattG GGTTCAACGTGGAGACGGTGGAGTACAAGAACATCAGCTTCACAGTTTGGGATGTGGGTGGCCAGGATAAGATCCGACCTCTCTGGAGACACTACTTCCAGAACACTCAAG GGTTGATATTTGTGGTCGACAGCAATGATCGGGAGCGAGTAAACGAGGCTCGGGAGGAGCTGATGAGGATGCTGGCAGAGGATGAGCTCCGGGATGCTGTGCTCCTTGTCTTTGCGAACAAACAG GATTTGCCTAATGCTATGAACGCTGCTGAGATCACAGACAAGTTGGGCCTGCATTCCCTGCGTCACCGCAACTGGTACATTCAGGCCACCTGTGCTACCAGCGGGGACGGGCTGTACGAAGGCCTGGACTGGCTGGCCAATCAGCTCAAAAACAAGAAGTGA